cgtccgcaaacttgatgatcctgtttgtactgtgtgttggtgtacagtcataagtgtatattgtatacacgaTGGGACACAGCACACAGCCTTTTGGCgcacctgtgctgagcgtcaggactggggagtaattggaccccatcctgacagtctgtgggcggtctgttaggaagtccttaaacCATCTGCATGtgcttgcattaacacccagatcagacagtttgtccaccattctgctggggatgatggcagtaaatgcagaactaaaatctacaaataacatcctcacatatgtaagccatttaaaacggagatgagggaacagGTTTTCCTcacagaccatataaccatataaccatataacaattacagcacggaaacaggccatctcgacccctctagtccgtgccgaacacataatctcccctagtcccatatacctgcgctcagaccataaccctccattcctttcccatccatataactatccaatttatttttaaatgataaaaacgaacctgcctccaccaccttcactggaagctcattccacacagctaccactctctgagtaaagaagttccccctcatgttacccctaaacttcagtcccttaattctcaagtcatgtccccttgtttgaatcttccctactctcagtgggaaaagcttttccacgtcaactctgtctatccctctcatcattttaaaaacctctatcaagtccccccttaaccttctgcgctccaaagaataaagccctaacttgttcaacctttctctgtaacttagttgctgaaacccaggcaacattctagtaaatctcctctgtactctctctattttgttgactagagtggtgagtctgtggaattctctacctcagagggcggtggaggcgggttctctggatgctttcaagagagagctagatagggcttttaaaaatagcggagtcacgggatatggtgagaaggcaggaacggggtaccgattggggatgatcagccatgatcacattgtactggcagatgagatattttaacttggcagcatgttcgtCGCAAAGACTGTGGGCCGCTGGACccgtacctgtgctgtactgtggtaTGTTCTGTGGTCTATGAACACGGGAGTCGTGCCCATTCTCGCCGCCGGGTCAGCACTCTCCATCAGCACAAGGAGCTTCAATGACTGGAACGTTGTGACCCGTGGACCCCGAGCACTTTCAAGAAACAGATTGACTCACCCATTGACCAACCCCCAGCTCTACAAACATCCCCATCCCGAGATACATCTGAATGACGATTTATGAGATGCGATGATTTACGATGCCACGACTCGTAGGACTGAGATATAGGGGGCGGTCAGGCAGGCACAATCTGTAATCATTGGAACACAGAAGACCGAGTAGAGTCCCTGTGGAGGTTTATGAAATCATGAGCGGCATAGATAGAGTTAATGCACGGAGACCTTTCGCACCATGGAGGAATCaataactagagggcataggttcgagatgagaggggaaagagttataggaatctgaggggcacatTTACCTCGCAGGCGGTGGTGGGTGCGGAACGAGGTTCCAGGTGATCTAGCAGAGGCGGTTACAGTAACATTTAAAGGATATTTATGCAGTTACATGGCGAAgaattggatagagtgaatgcgccaaacgtgggcaaattggATGAGCAGAGATGAGGCGGtatggacacgttgggccgaagggtctgtttccacagtaTGGACCTATAGATATTAAGTAACTGTGTCTTGACAAGGGACATAATACGAAACTAAgtctcaaatatatttaatttcGTAAATTAGATTTACACCAGTATAAAAAAACCGAATCTGTATAAATATACAACACATTCACTCTTCCTCTTCCGCCTTCCTGTCCAGATCCGCCGAATCGATGCCCACTTCCTCGTAGTCCTTCTCCAGCGACGCCATGTCTTCCCGCGCGTCCTGGAACTCTCCTTCCTCCAGACCCTCTCCCACATACCAGTGGACAAAGGCCCGCTTGGCGTACATCTTGTCGAACTTGAGGTTCATGCGGGTCCAGGCCATGGAGACGGCGGTGGTGTTGCTCAGCATGCAGACGGCTCGTTGCACCTTGGCCAAGTCGCCCCCAGGCACCACCGTCGGGGGCTGGTAGTTGATGCCCACctgcaggggagagaaagaagagacTCATAGAAACTTTCAATTATATCCATTGCGACGTAAATGTTAAGAAACCCGGGCCACCGTTCAGGAAGGTTCTCGCCTGTTCTGGATGTGGTAGATATCACAATACAGTGTAAAACCGCGGGTTAGGTCAAGTTTCTGTTGCGTGGATTGGTCTACAATCTACACCTACCTTGAACCCGGTCGGGCACCAGTCCACGAACTGGATGGATCGCTTGGTCTTGATGGTGGCGATTGAGGCGTTGACGTCCTTGggcaccacgtccccgcggtacaTCATGCAGCACGCCATGTATTTGCCCTGGCGGGGGTCGCACTTGAGCATCTGGTTGGCCGGCTCGAAGCAGGCGTTTGTGATCTCCGACACGGACAGTTGCTCGTGGTAAGCCTTCTCGGCCGAGATCAGGGGCGCGTAGGTCACCAGCGGGAAGTGAATGCGCGGGTAGGGGACCAGGTTGGTCTGGAGTTCGAGCAGGTCCACGTTGAGGGCGCCGTCGAAGCGCAGCGAGGCTGTGATGGACGACACTACCTGCCCCAGCAGGCGGTTGAGGTTGGTGTAGGTAGGGCGCTCGATGTCCAGGTTCCGCCGGCAGATGTCGTAAATAGCCTCGTTGTCCAGCATGAAGCAGCAGTCGGAGTGCTCCAGGGTGCAGTGGGTGACGAGCACCGCGTTGTAGGGCTCGACCACAGCCGTGGAGATCTGCGGCGCCGGGTAGACGGAAAACTCCAGCTTGGATTTCTTGCCGTAGTCGACGGACAGTCTCTccatgaggagggaggtgaagcccgagccggtgccgccgccaaaACTGTGGAAGATGAGGAACCCCTGCAGTCCGGTGCACTGGTCGGCCTGTGGGCAGATAAAGCggagagcattgagaaggagaaaggtggggtgagtgtgagtgttgcAGGAATAAACTGACCCTCTGGAGAGgtgtctaacatctgtggtcgcaCCCTCACAACTGTAATTTGTGTGTAACATCTGGAGATGGAAGGttgctagagagtattctgagggatagatcATTCATGATGCGGAATCGTCGCGGGCGAACCAGGAGCGCCAGATCGTTGAATAACGGGCGCTGTTTCTCGGTTCGAATCAGTTTCACAACCTACCAGCTTCCGGATGCGATCCAGGACCAGGTCCACGATCTCCTTGCCGATGGAGCAGTGGCCCCGGGCGTAGTTGTTGGCCGCGTCCTCCTTGCCGGTGATGAGCTGCTCGGGGTGGAAGAGCTGCCGGTATGTGCCGGTCCGCACTTCATCTACAGGGGAGCGAACAGAGAACGGAGAATGAACCAGTTCATTAAGAAACTAGTTCATTAAGAATCACACGCCCGTCCGCAAACGCCGCGGGGAAGGTTTCAGACAAGCCCAACATGTCAGGagtctcaggtacacaaaattgctggggaaactcagcgggtgcagcagcatctatggagcgaaggaaatgggctagTTTCAGCTTACCGATCACCGTGGGCTCCAGATCAAGGAACACGGCCCGAGGGACGTGCTTGCCCGCCCCCGTCTCGCTGAAGAAGGTGTTGAAGGAGTCGTCGCCGCCCCCGATGGTCTTGTCGCTCGGCATCTGTCCATCCGGCTGGATCCCGTGCTCCAGGCAATAGAGCTCCCAGCAAGCGTTGCCGACCTGAACTCCAGCCTGCCCGATGTGGATGGAGATACACTcacgctggagagagagagaaagagggatggGTCAGTGGACGAAAGGGGGAAGAGATGATTGTGTTATTCCCCGGGATACTGGTTCCGAGTGCTAACATTTCCCCCACGCCACACCAGATTGTGCGGCCGGATCAACGCGTTTGCCCAGCGTGGTCACCGCGGAAACACTCTCCACCCATGGGTCTTCGTTCCCGGTTCTCTGGAGTCATCTCGGCTCTCCCCATTACCGGTTTCACACGACGCCCCGCCGCCCAGCCACGGGATCACCCACCATGATGTCCCTTCTAGTCTCTCAGCTCCAGACAATGTGTCGCATTCGCCGAGCGCATCCCTTTTATACCACGCCCCCATAGAACGTTCCATACACCCGGGCCGCGCTGTGATTGGCTGCCAGCGACCCGTGGAACGCGGAGACAAAGGCACAGAGAACGCCGATTGGTTCTCAGCGCGAGTGACGCAACACAGGCGACCTGTTCTTCCAACGGCGCAAAGAACCGTCGGCATCTCGACCGTCACAACCGAGGATCATTGGGCGTTTCAATAGTCGCGTCAACACGGACACCCCGAACGTCCAATCGTCGCAACATCAGCCCGCCAAAAGGAGAGTAATACATTAAGATAaatgcaaaacgctggagtagctcagcgggccaggcagcatctctggagagaaggtatgggtgacgtttagggtcctgACCCTACTTCTCACATGAGAGATATAAATGTGTGCGCTCACAATCACAAATACCAGAGACAaagtcgtggaaacaagaaactcCTTTATTTACGAGTCTGCAGCCCCCGGGTGTCTCTCCAACCGAGACACACCGAGGATGGAGATGGCCTTCACTTTTATTCATTTCAGTTTACAATTGTCACACCCTTTTCCTCCCCTTCGGGCTCCCTCCAATCAGAGCACTAAGGtttacattcccacgagaacgtttcGGAACGCCTCTCGACGTCAAAGTTACCTTCtacatcatgcatcgcatgtgcatttaaatgaggCATCGTGTCATAGTGGGTGTTGTCTTCATATTCATGTTTCTCATTTCGCATGCATGATACAGAGTATCTCCTGCCCTTTCCCCCAGTCGTAAACATTTCTGCCGGACTGGTTATCTGTTAATTCTCAACCTTGAAAGAAACGACCTGTTCTTCTGTTGTTACTATCTAGCCTAGCGCATTTCTGATGTCTGTGCTGAAAGCTAACTATTATTCTACCTCAGCTATATTTTTTTAGTCTTAGTCGAAATCAACTATCGCTATTAACcctttcctcacaatccacccATTTTCTTTTGCTATGCAATTTTTGATTTATACTATTACTTCCTTCTCTAGTGCTAGCAGCAGACtcttcgcctccctatcctcctctcgctggtcatactgtgttctgaaggccaattcgatagacagggAGGTGAGACCTactagggctcttgacactgacccatccggaacagtgttgttggggatgaaggtgcaacattgttccccaaacattacacacacacatcccttcTCAGCcattagcatgtccaaggccatgcgattttgcctgGCCATtaggctggtagctgtcagttgttccgctaatccttcaactgcatctcgagtgtaatttacatagcgttgttgattgtagtataggtagttgatccagtccacatttactTACAGTGATTACCATCATTAGCACAAGTGCCAAGCACTGCATTTTATCTCTTATTTCTATCGCTCTTTTTCAAAGATCAGAGTCAGTGGTTTCTTTCCCTGTCTTACTGTCCACTCCCCCTCAGCCGGAGGTTCCACCGGTCCCTTTATTCGCACTGCGTGTCCTTCTTTTGTCCGCACTGCTGTTTCCGTGGTCAACAGGGTTGCAACTTTTCTTCCTTCCACGATTGTACAAGATCCCAGTCCCCCGCtttcatagaatggattggaaagtcgagatggggactctgtgccagcagccccttggtatttaattctgtaatagaacgacatactgccagtaaatagttccttaagaaaacatcactaccctctatggtgggtattccttctatctttcccaaataataaagacctaacttgttcaacctttctctgtatcttagctgctgaaacccagtcaacattctaattgatctcctctgtactctccctaTTTTGTTGACCTTTTTCCTAAAATTATGCCtatcaaaattatacaccatactccacaattgacctcaccaataccttatacaatttaacattacaacccaacttctatacacaatgctctgatttataaaggccaacacaccaaaagctttcttgatttaaatctttttatttgaatttcacagcaatttgcatacattcaatgataacagacagtgacagtcaacgcataattgtgcaacagtatgtaagcgaccttcaaagcccttacccttacccaccttcaacccacccgaatcaggtcggaaccaaacggggacaaacaacactcacatacatacacatacacacaaatatggtaagataaacgaaataaaaagtactaaaaaaaaaggaaaaaaaagggagTCActgataacagtaaataagtaagtaattaaataaataagtgtggggaggggggggggttaagtgGAGAGCAGCTACAGTAgaccagaacaatggtggagagcactcagtcctcttccgagtccggggacaagttgagagagttaacaagttccaagaaagggttccatgtatctaggaatgtcttggtagagcctttgagagagaacctaagtttttccagctttaaattgtaaagcacctccttaatccagcgggtgtgtggcgggggacaggtgagcctccagttaagcaagatcaggctccgggctaacaaggttgtaaaagctagaacccgtttcaccgcaacagagaggttggtgttgggaggggtaccgaaaatggctgacagtggggttggaggaatagtctggccgtaggctctgcttatcaagtcgaaagcactcctccaaaaggctgctagcttagggcaagaccaaaacatatggctatggttggcaggagattgattacatctgttgcaggtgtccctaacagcggggtaaattctagataatcttgcatttgtgtagtggactttgtgaaggactttgcattggattaggccatgacgggcacatatggaggaagaatgggtcaagtccaaggcagagtcccattgctggtctgttagtttcgtattcagctcaccctcccacgcagcttttaatgaggtatgaggtttcaatataaccgaccctaacaagttatacaaaacagagatgcatttttccggttgggatctagagctaagatggtatcggtcagggtttcagggggggcgatttgggaaatgggggaatgtcttcttcacaaaatccctaatctggaaaaaacgaaaaaggtgggagtttgggaggctatagttggacgagtcctccgcaaaagacgaaaagatgccatccttgtactACTGGTCTACTAtagcaactccccctcccattcccaatccgacctctctgtcctgggtctcctccattgccagagtgagcaacagcggaaattggaggaacagcacctcatattccgtctggggaccttgcgtccgtatggcattaacattgaattctcccaattttgctagcccttgctgtctcctccccttccttaaccctctagctgtctcctcccaccctcccatcagcccgccctcgggctcttccccctcctccccttttccttctttctcccaccccccatcagtctgaagaagggtttcggcccgaaacgtcgcctatttccttcgctccatagatgctgctgcacccgctgagtttctccagcaattttgtgtaccttcgatattccagcatctgcagttcccctttgaacacatatcagataagggtgttgtgataaagacgccgaggtagcgaaacccgtcctctgcccatttgaatgaggttaaagagcgagggagctgcttagccaatgagttaatcggtaatagctcactcttttggtagttaagtttataaccagaatacgcgccaaaccgttctaaaatattcgtcatcacagggagagagctgactgggttcgagatgtactggggcaggtcatccgcatacaatgagactttatgagttgtgtcgaaccgtgtaatacctttaaagcccttctctgagcgtaaccagcccgccaagggttctatcgcgacagcaaacagaagtggtgataacgggcaaccctgtttggtacctctctgaagggggaagtggggcgacagtgtgccgtttgtttgtactgaggccaccggggacgagtataatagactgacccaaagaataaaactgttaccgaggccaaacctgtccatcgcctcatataggtacctccactcgaccctgtcgaaagctttttcggcgtcgagggagaccactatctccggggtctcactactcggtgaatggatgatgttaaggagacgcctagtattgtgggaagactgtcggcctggtatgaaccctgtttggtctaacggGATAATAGAGGGCAccactcgttgaagacggagcgcaagggctttagagaggattttgaggtccacattcaggagtgaaattggtctatagctactacaaagcaggggatctttctcctttttaagaattagggagatagtagcccacgacaaggtgggcggtaggcgacgatgtaaaaacgcctcattgtacatatctctcaggactggcgcgaggagagcagagaaagctttgtaatattctacagtgaagccgtcagggccgggtgactttccgctttgcagcgatgtgatggctgcttggacctcagcaacagttacgggaccacccaagtctcccgtggcttcatcgtcaattcggggaaacgtcatactattgagcatgtcacctgcagtgggaggacaatcggaaacgtatagttcagcgtagactttagcaaatgcttcattaattctaagaggatcagtattAATCTCCCCTAaggtggatctaatggctggaattagccgtgaagtcgcctcggttctggcctgatgggccaaaagcttcccagctttatccccagattcaaaaaagtgttgcctagatttaagcagtcgtagcttagctttattagtagacgtgaggtcaaagtctgtttgtaacctaaggcgttctctataaaggttaggatctgggtcagatgcatattgtcatcaatgtcctttcttttttgtaacaggtctgccgtttgggacgtctcggttcttttcaggttggagacaaaagagataaattggcccctaatataggcttttgaagcttgccagagtatacctctttctcatacctcagaactgctgtaggtttgggagcaacagcagcaggagttagcaagagatacgactgattggctctagcccaagcgggaggagagaagtgagtcagtgccgggaaaatagttgaaaactgaggaatttggtttgtaaattggtaaatcaggcaatttatcagtcaatttcagcaagacggctcttagcgagcggcagtgagtgagcggccttgtgagggaagttccctgtgagtaaagtgtgagtctttggctcgagagtcttcggcgaggaggctgaggagaggagaccacgcaatacgcttgagaggtagagaggaaagaaggagatgtcaggcaagctgattcagtgcgatgcttgcagtatgtgggaggtcaaggacaccgctggtgcctctggctgctacaaatgcgagaagtgcatccaggtagaactcctgaagggccgtgttggggaacttgagaagcaagtggatgaccgccggttcgtccgagaaacggaatcgttcctcgacaagtcctacagtacgattgttacacctaaggtactggaagagagaaggtgggagacagtgagaacgggagggaagcatgaaaTGCCAAcgcccccgggtgttgtacctcttgtgaacaggttcacccacttagaagctgtcgggacagaagaggtgtttacactgggcggcggactggcttgtgatgcgaatagggctgttaagccaaaaccaaaaaggcctaaggcaggcaacgccattgtagtgggagactccattgtgagaggtacgggcaggggtttctgcggcaacagacgggatgcgaggatggtgtgctgccttcctggtgccaggatccaggatgtcacggacagagtgcagaaaatcctcaagggcgaaggtgaacatcaggaagtggtagtgcatgtcggcacaaacgatgtcggaaagaaggggatgaatattctgcagcgtgactttagagagctcggaaaaatgctgaaaagcaggacctccagggttgttatctccggtttgcttccagttcctcgtgttggcgagagcaggaacagggagatacgggacctgaacgtgtgcctgaggaactggtgcacggggcagggattttgattcttagatcactgggatctgttttggggtaagggggaactgtacaaaagggacggattgcatcttaacatgtatgtgaccagcattctggcaggcaagttggccactgctacacgggtggttttcaactgaataaggggggtggggtgtcgaatgggataatggaggatggagttaaagagaaagggtttcttaaatgtgtgagcgtagagacagaggggtgtaaaatgagggtagaagcaataggtagcaaggtgaaaagtaaaagtggcaggcagacaaacccagggcaaaaatcaaaaagggccacttttcaacataattgtataaggggtaagagtgttgtaaaaacaagcctgaaggctttgtgtctcaatgcaaggagcattcgtaataaggtggattagttgaatgtgcagatagctattaatgactatgatatagttgggatcacggagacatggctccagggtgaccaaggctgggagctgaacatccagggacattcaatattcagg
This region of Amblyraja radiata isolate CabotCenter1 chromosome 11, sAmbRad1.1.pri, whole genome shotgun sequence genomic DNA includes:
- the LOC116978716 gene encoding tubulin alpha chain-like, with protein sequence MARQNRMRECISIHIGQAGVQVGNACWELYCLEHGIQPDGQMPSDKTIGGGDDSFNTFFSETGAGKHVPRAVFLDLEPTVIDEVRTGTYRQLFHPEQLITGKEDAANNYARGHCSIGKEIVDLVLDRIRKLADQCTGLQGFLIFHSFGGGTGSGFTSLLMERLSVDYGKKSKLEFSVYPAPQISTAVVEPYNAVLVTHCTLEHSDCCFMLDNEAIYDICRRNLDIERPTYTNLNRLLGQVVSSITASLRFDGALNVDLLELQTNLVPYPRIHFPLVTYAPLISAEKAYHEQLSVSEITNACFEPANQMLKCDPRQGKYMACCMMYRGDVVPKDVNASIATIKTKRSIQFVDWCPTGFKVGINYQPPTVVPGGDLAKVQRAVCMLSNTTAVSMAWTRMNLKFDKMYAKRAFVHWYVGEGLEEGEFQDAREDMASLEKDYEEVGIDSADLDRKAEEEE